AAGAAGACATAGTATTTTTAGAAGAATGCCTCAAACAAGAACCACGCACATACAACAGTCTTCAACTAGCACAGAAACTAGAACGCGATCGCTTTATTAAACTGAGTCCCGATAGATTAAGACGGGTACTCAAAAAAAGGGGGTAATTTGGAAACGAGCGAGAAAGAGTCATAAAGGCAAACAAGACCCTTATGGTCAAATTGGGAACAGATGAGTTTGTACATCTTCTTTTTGCCCAAATATTGCTCGGAAATGAACCCCATTGAATTGGAATAGCAACACCTGAAAAAAGATGAACTGGCGGGAAAAATGTTTGACGACGAGTTAGAACTTGCCTATGCCGTAATTGATGGTGTTCAAGCTAGAGGGGAAAAAGGAAACCATAGTACACAACGCGTCAAATTTAACTCCAATCGCTCTGCTTAACTTTTCTTTACATACTGATAAATTTCCCCGCCGACTTACTTACATTGTCCAACAATTGGAAGCTGTAGATTATATGGAGAAGGGTTTATTAACGTTATACCTAGTAACACGTACTATCTAGTTTGGCAAAATACAGGAGTAGGTCAATGTGCTGCTCGTTTGCAATAAATCAGCCCTATAAGCCTATGGAAAAGTGAACTGTAGTTTGGGTTTACCGGTAGGAAACCCAACACTCTTCTGTCAGTTCATTTGTACTGATATATACTAGCTAATTAGTGAGAAGCCCTAATTAGTAGCCATCGCGCATGATTCCGCTCCAACTAACTTTAAAAAACTTTTTGAGCTACCGACAAGCCACCGTTGACTTTCGGGGGTTGCATACAGCCTGTATTTGCGGCTCTAATGGTGCGGGGAAATCGTCGCTGTTGGAGGCAATTACTTGGGCAATTTGGGGAGAGAGTCGCGCGGCGACGGAAGATGATGTAATTCAAGCTGGGGCAACGGAAGTTCGGGTAGATTTGGTATTTAAGACTCAACAAGAGACTTATCGAGTGATTCGTTCTCGTCAACGGGGAGGGGGAACGGCTTTAGAATTTCAGGTGGAAGCAGAAGCTGGGTTGCGTTCGCTGACGGCTAAAGGAGTAAGGGCGACTCAGCAGCAGATTATCTCTTGTTTGAAGCTGGATTATGACACTTTTATCAATTCTGCTTATTTGCGTCAGGGAAGGGCTGATGAATTCATGCTCAAACGCCCTAATGAACGGAAACAAATTCTGGCAGATTTGCTGAAATTAGACCGTTACGAGCAGTTAGCCGAACAAGCCAAGGAGTCGGCGAAGGAGTATAAAAGTCAAGTTGAACAGATAGAACAGTTACTAGTTAGTATTCAGATACAATTGCAACATAAGCCATCGACTCTGGCGGAACAAGCTGAATTACAAGCCCAAATTGCCGAAATTTCTGCGGCTCAAGCAACGGATGAGGAGAGGTTACAGCAGTTGTCACGATTGCAGCATCAGCGTCAAAATTGGCAGCAGCAGCTTGTTTGGAACCAGCAGCAACATCAGACCTTGAAACAGGAATGCGATCGCCTAGAGCAAGATTTGGCGCAAACCAGGCAACAACAGGAGTTGATCGCCGCCGTAATTGTGGAGGAAGCTGAAATTAATGCAGATTACCAGCGTTATTTAAAGCTAAAAGCTCAAGAGGAGCAACTAAATAGTAAACTGGAATTGGATCGAGGCTTAAAGTCGCAAAAACAAGATTTGCAGCAAGAATTAGACGTTCAAATCCAGCAACAGCAGTTTAAAATCCGTGAAGCTGAGTTGCAATTAGAACTTTTGCAGCAACAAGAACAAGAAAACCTGGAAACCCTGAGTCAGCAGCAGGAAGTCGCTACTGCGGTAGAACAACTGCAAATCCACCGTCAACGGTTGGAAATCTTGGATAAGCTACAGCTTGAGGTTGCACCTTTAATCCAACGCCGTCAATCTCTACAAATGGAATTGGATCGCTACCAGGCAAAAATGACGGCTAGGCTCGATGAGTTGAAGGCGACGATTGCGAGAATATCGGCTGAATCAGCCCAAAAGTCTCGATTAGCTACTAAGTTGATTGAAGTTAATACCAAGATTGAGCAAGTTGAGAAAAAACGAGTTTATCAAGAGCGAGTTCGAGCTAAAGGGATCGATAAAAAGGCAGTTAGAGAGGGACTGGAAAAGGAGCAAGGAGCTTATGAAAAATTGATAGTGGAAATAGACCAAAAACTGGAAATGCTGAAGAATCCAGAGGCTTGTTGTCCGTTATGCGATCGCCCTTTGGATGCTCATTATTTCTCTTTGGTAGTTGAAAAAACTCAAACTCAACAGAAACAAACTCAAGAACAATTTTGGTCTATCAAAGAAGAAATCGCTAAACTAGAGCAAGAATTACAAGGTTTGCGGGTTGAATATAGTCAGATTTCTCAAGAATTAAATACCTCTGATTTATTATTACAAGAACGGGGAGAGATTACGGCTCAACTTCAA
The DNA window shown above is from Merismopedia glauca CCAP 1448/3 and carries:
- the sbcC gene encoding exonuclease subunit SbcC, which gives rise to MIPLQLTLKNFLSYRQATVDFRGLHTACICGSNGAGKSSLLEAITWAIWGESRAATEDDVIQAGATEVRVDLVFKTQQETYRVIRSRQRGGGTALEFQVEAEAGLRSLTAKGVRATQQQIISCLKLDYDTFINSAYLRQGRADEFMLKRPNERKQILADLLKLDRYEQLAEQAKESAKEYKSQVEQIEQLLVSIQIQLQHKPSTLAEQAELQAQIAEISAAQATDEERLQQLSRLQHQRQNWQQQLVWNQQQHQTLKQECDRLEQDLAQTRQQQELIAAVIVEEAEINADYQRYLKLKAQEEQLNSKLELDRGLKSQKQDLQQELDVQIQQQQFKIREAELQLELLQQQEQENLETLSQQQEVATAVEQLQIHRQRLEILDKLQLEVAPLIQRRQSLQMELDRYQAKMTARLDELKATIARISAESAQKSRLATKLIEVNTKIEQVEKKRVYQERVRAKGIDKKAVREGLEKEQGAYEKLIVEIDQKLEMLKNPEACCPLCDRPLDAHYFSLVVEKTQTQQKQTQEQFWSIKEEIAKLEQELQGLRVEYSQISQELNTSDLLLQERGEITAQLQADRENQTLCQQLLAEQKQLETDINSGNFKAELQAELSQLETQLRKLNYDEKDHALVRGEAKRWLWAENRQSQIKEAQRRQANIEVKKPEFLALIVQAKTDIDELKNNSNLAKQILSIEQEILVVGYDLNIHNTVTKSLREAQDSQLKYQELNRAKAELPRLEQRDRDLAESRQSRINSQVTLLEQIEFIQQNLSEIPEIAPEIQDLERQKHQRNQQLQTYFSQLGRLEQQLIQLEKLETQLQENQEQIEIARREYRIYQELTQAFGKNGIQALMIENVLPQLEAETNHILSRLSGNQFHVQFITQKAGKSARSKSSKSAPKFIDTLEIVIADARGTRAYESYSGGEAFRINFAIRLALAKVLVQRSGSALQMLIIDEGFGTQDREGCERLIAAINAIASDFACILTVTHMPQFKEAFQTRIEVQKTVNGSQVSLLT